One Paramisgurnus dabryanus chromosome 9, PD_genome_1.1, whole genome shotgun sequence DNA segment encodes these proteins:
- the LOC135773996 gene encoding extracellular calcium-sensing receptor-like, translating to MGDPKNPLLSKDGDITIGTLISIHSKETLSSSEFTEKPQFICSSVNIHDLRLAQIMIFAIDEINRSENLLPNVSIGFKIFDTCGSRLSSMSATMAVMNGQEFAAGDRCNGKPPIHAVIGETESSATVILSRTTGPFKIPVISHSATCECLSNRRDYPSFFRTIASDYHQSRGLAYMVKHFGWTWVGAVNTDNDYGNNGMATFLNTAQEEGICVEYSVKFYRTEHEKLLKVVNIIKQSTAKVIVAFLAGFEMKNLLEQLYIQNITGIQMIGVEAWITAKSFLTPKSFQVLGGSLGFAMRKIKIEGFLDYVIKEFWEKAFPCLQGEGNSSQYVEICRRYQDLFVLKNYIDDVPEQRYTSNVYKAVYAVAHALHNLLKCKEQEGCEKGLTIQPQQVVEALKKVNFTVKFGDRVWFDSTGATVAQYEVVNWQQDSDGSIQFKAVGYYDASLPPDQRFVLNTENIIWAGGQLEKPRSVCSESCPPGTRKAAQKGRPVCCYDCITCADGEISNETDSNNCQQCPGEYWSNTENTECVLKAVEFLSFTEVMGIVLVFFSLFGVGLTLVLVILFHSKKDTPIVKANNSELSFLLLFSLTLCFLCSLAFIGRPTRWSCMLRHTAFGIAFVLCISCVLGKTIVVLMAFKATLPGSNVMKWFGPAQQRLSVFAFTLIQVVICVLWLTISPPFPYKNMKYYKEKIIFECSLGSTIGFWAVLGYIGLLALLCFILAFLARTLPDNFNETKFITFSMLIFCAVWITFIPAYVSSPGKFTVAVEIFAILASSFSLLLCIFAPKCYIILFRPEQNTKQHLMRKKTN from the exons ATGGGAGACCCCAAAAACCCACTACTGTCTAAGGATGGAGACATAACTATTGGAACTCTTATTTCAATCCacagtaaagaaacattatCTTCATCTGAGTTTACAGAAAAACCTCAGTTTATATGCTCCAG TGTAAATATACATGATTTACGACTGGCTCAAATCATGATCTTTGCTATTGACGAGATTAACAGAAGTGAAAATTTGCTCCCAAATGTTTCTATCGGCTTTAAAATCTTTGACACCTGTGGATCAAGACTGTCTTCTATGAGTGCAACTATGGCAGTGATGAATGGTCAGGAGTTTGCAGCAGGAGACAGATGCAATGGAAAGCCTCCAATACATGCTGTTATAGGGGAAACAGAGTCCTCTGCCACAGTGATTTTGTCCAGAACCACAGGACCTTTCAAAATTCCAGTG ATAAGTCACTCAGCCACGTGTGAGTGTCTCAGTAATAGGAGAGATTACCCTTCATTCTTCAGGACTATTGCTAGTGATTATCACCAGAGCAGAGGACTTGCATACATGGTCAAACACTTTGGCTGGACTTGGGTTGGAGCTGTGAACACTGACAAtgattatggaaacaatggaatGGCCACATTTCTGAATACAGCACAGGAGGAGGGGATTTGTGTCGAGTACTCTGTGAAATTTTACAGAACAGAGCATGAAAAACTCCTAAAAGTGGTAAACATCATAAAACAAAGCACTGCAAAAGTCATTGTTGCATTTCTTGCAGGATTTGAGATGAAGAATCTACTTGAACAGCTATATATTCAGAACATTACAGGCATCCAAATGATTGGCGTAGAGGCATGGATAACAGCAAAGAGTTTTCTTACACCAAAGAGTTTTCAAGTGCTGGGAGGGTCACTAGGGTTTGCAATGagaaaaattaaaattgaaGGGTTTTTAGATTATGTAATTAAAGAATTCTGGGAAAAAGCTTTTCCATGCTTACAGGGAGAAGGGAATTCATCTCAATATGTAGAAATTTGCAGAAGGTATCAGGATCTGTTTGTGCTTAAAAATTACATTGACGATGTGCCTGAGCAAAGATATACAAGTAATGTCTACAAAGCAGTGTATGCTGTGGCTCATGCATTACACAATCTACTGAAGTGCAAAGAACAAGAAGGTTGTGAGAAAGGCCTGACAATACAACCACAGCAG GTGGTTGaggctttaaaaaaagtaaattttactGTAAAGTTTGGAGATCGTGTGTGGTTTGACAGCACTGGTGCTACAGTAGCCCAGTATGAAGTTGTGAACTGGCAGCAGGACTCAGATGGATCAATCCAGTTTAAAGCAGTGGGTTACTATGATGCCTCACTGCCCCCTGACCAGCGCTTTGTACTTAATACTGAAAACATAATCTGGGCTGGAGGACAACTGGAG AAACCAAGGTCTGTGTGCAGTGAGAGTTGTCCTCCAGGCACAAGGAAGGCTGCACAGAAAGGAAGACCTGTCTGCTGTTATGACTGTATTACATGTGCAGATGGAGAAATCAGTAATGAGACAG ATTCAAATAACTGCCAGCAGTGTCCAGGGGAATACTGGTCTAATACTGAGAACACTGAATGTGTGTTAAAGGCTGTAGAGTTTCTGTCATTCACAGAAGTTATGGGTATAGTGTTAGTCTTTTTCTCTCTGTTTGGAGTAGGATTAACTTTGGTCTTGGTCATTCTGTTTCACAGTAAAAAGGACACTCCCATAGTAAAAGCCAACAACTCAGAGCTGAGCTttctgttgctcttctcattgactttgtgttttctttgttcactTGCTTTCATTGGTCGCCCCACTAGGTGGTCCTGTATGTTGCGTCACACAGCTTTTGGGATCGCTTTTGTCCTCTGTATCTCCTGTGTTTTAGGGAAAACAATAGTGGTGTTAATGGCATTCAAGGCCACACTTCCAGGAAGTAATGTCATGAAATGGTTTGGGCCTGCACAACAGAGACTCAGTGTTTTTGCCTTTACACTCATACAAGTTGTTATCTGTGTGCTTTGGCTAACAATATCTCCTCCTTTCCCctacaaaaatatgaaatattataaagaaaaaataatttttgaatgCAGTCTGGGTTCTACTATAGGGTTTTGGGCTGTGTTGGGTTATATTGGTCTTCTGGCTCTTTTGTGCTTCATTCTGGCTTTTCTGGCTCGGACGCTGCCTGATAACTTCAATGAAACTAAATTCATCACATTTAGTATGCTCATATTCTGTGCTGTTTGGATCACATTTATCCCAGCTTATGTCAGCTCTCCTGGAAAATTTACTGTAGCTGTGGAGATATTTGCTATTTTAGCCTCAAGCTTTAGCTTACTACTTTGCATATTTGCACCCAAATGTTACATCATTCTGTTTAGGCCCGAACAAAATACTAAGCAGCATTTgatgagaaaaaaaacaaactAA